Genomic window (Bosea vaviloviae):
CTGCAACGGAAGGCTGCAACTGAAGGCCGCAAGTGAAGGCTCGGCTGAACGGCCCCTTCCCCCGCCTGCTCTGGGGAGGCTTGAACCTGGCGCCTCAACTCGAGTGGCTTGCAAGCGCCTGCGGCTAGCAAGCCACTCGACTTGATAGAAGCCGGGCCATGGCGCATTCAGGGCGGCACCCTGTCCTGCCCGCCCGTGCCGGAGCCTCGCATGTCCCTCGATCTCCATATCTTCCGCACCCTCAGCGACAATGCCGGCGCGTTGATCTTCGACCCAGTGACGAAGGCCTGCGCGGCTGTCGACGTGCCTGATGCCGCTCCCGTCCTCGCCGCCGCCAAGGCCAAGGGCTGGACGATCAGCGACATCTTCGTCACCCACGCCCATCACGACCACACGCAGGGCGTGGCCGAGTTGAAGGAGGCGACCGGAGCTTTCGTCTGCGGGCCGGCCGACGCCGCCGATTCCGCCCCGCTCGACCGCATCCTGGGCGAGGGCGACCGCGTCGAGCTCGGCAATGACAGCTTCGAGATCTGGCACACGCCGGGCCATTCCAACGGCCACCTGACCTTCGCCAGCATCGGGGCCAAGCTGGCGCTCGTCGGCGATGTCGTCTTCGTCATGGGCTGCGGGCGGGTCCAGCCCGGCCAGATGGGGGCGATGTGGACCTCGCTCGATCGCATCATGGCACTGCCCGACGATGTCCGCCTGATCACCGGCCATGACTACACGCTGTCCAATGCCCGTTTCGCCATCGCGATGGACCCGGCCAACGCAGCGCTCAAGGCCCGTTACGCCGAGGCCGAAGCCGCCAAGGCGGAAGGCCGCTTCTGGGCGCTGACCACGATCGGCGAGGAGAAGGCGACCAACCCCTTCTTCCGCGCCGGAGAGGCTGCGCTTGCAGCGGCAGTCGGCAAGGCCGGCGGCGCCCCCGGCGAGGTTTTTGCGGCGCTGCGCGAAGCCAAGAACGCATTCTGAGGACAGTCGGCATGAACTCCTCGCTCGACGGCGATTCCTCAATCGACGGCCTCGGCGCGGCCGAGGTCATCCGCCTGCTCGACCTCAAGCCCCATCCGGAAGGCGGCCATTACCGCGAGACCTTCCGCGACGAGGCCGGCCCGGAAGGGCGCGGCTTCTCGACCGCGATCTACTACCTGCTCGACACCGGCGAGACCTCGGAATGGCACCGGGTCGATGCCGCCGAGATCTGGCATCATTATGCCGGCGCGCCGCTGGTGATCAGCATCTCGCCCAATGGCCATGACGCCTCGGCGCATCATCTCGGTCCCGATCTGAGAGCCGGGCAGCGGCCGCAATTCGTGGTGCCGGCGGGCACCTGGCAGAGCGCCACCTCGCTGGGCGCCTGGACGCTGGTCGGCTGCACGGTCGCGCCTGGCTTCGCCTTTTCCGGTTTCGAGATGGCGCCGCCGGACTGGCGTCCGACGCCGCGCAAGCCCTGGGGAGCCTGATGATATCCGACGATGCCGACGACCTCGCGCTGGCGCTCGAATGCGAGCGGCGCATCGTCAATGCCTGGCCTGCGCCCGCGACCCTGCTGATCGACGATTGGGTCGTGCGCTTCGCCAATGGCTATTCCGGCCGGGCCAACGCCGCCACGCCGCTGAAGCCCGGCGCGGAGCTCGACGAGGCGACGCTGGCGATGATCGAGGGGCTCTACCGGGCCGACGGATTGCCACCTTCCGTGCGCCTGACACCACTAATCGGTGAGGCGACGCGCGCCGAAGTGATCGCGCGCGGCTATCGCCTCAAGGACGCGTCCTTCGGCATGATCGCGAAACTCGACGGCATCACGCCCGAGATCGACCCCGAGCTCCAGATCGAGGCGCGCCCGAGCGCCGACTGGATCGCCGGCGTCGCCGCGCGCCAGGCCGGCGTGAAGACCCATGCCGGCAACCTCGCCGCCATCGTCGAGAAGATCAGGATGCCGGCTGCCTTCGCGACCTTGCTGATCGCGGGCGAGCCCGTCGCCTACGGCATGGGCGTCGCCGAGCGCGGCATGGCCGAGATCGGCACGATCGTGGTCGACGCCAACCATCGCGGCCATGGTTTGGGTCGGCGCATCGTCTCCGGATTGATGTCCTGGGCGCGCCTCATGGACTGCGGCAGCGCCTATCTCCAGGTGGACCAGACCAACGAGGTCGCGATCAGCCTCTACGACCGTCTCGGCTTCCGCCGGCTCTACGCTTACGAGACGCGCATCCTGGATTGACCTGCCAGCTAGATTGACTTGCCAGCTGGATTGACCTGCCAGGAGGCCGTCGCTCAGCGGGTCAGCAGCGCGGTGCCGTAAAGCCCGATCGCGAAGACGATGTGGCCGACGATGTTGAGCGCCCGGATTGTCCAGGCATTGGGCTTCTTGGAAGCAGCGACGCCGGCTCCCATGCCCGGCTGCAGGATGAACCAGCCGCAGCCGACAGTGACGAGACCAACGATCAACGCGGGTCCGAAAGTCGGGCTGCGCGACCAGCCGAGCCCCCAAAGCGCCAGGAGAACGGCGGCGAAGAGAATGCCGACGGCGTAATGGAACACCCAGCCGATCGCGAGTTCGTTTGCGACAGGTTGCGCCCGCCCGATGTCCTCATGCGCGAACTGTCCGCGCAGCAGATGCGCGAACCAGCGTCCCGGCATCGCCCAGTTCGGCGCGGGCCAGCCGGCCACGCGTTGCAGCACTTGCGCCCAGATATCGAGCAGCAAGGTGGCGCCAGCGCCGATCACAATCGCGCGGATCAGGAATTCCATCGTCGTCGCCCCCCAGAGCTAGATGGTCGGCGCTGCGGGGATCGTTCCCACCGCGTCTTTCGGCCACCTCGTCGCCATGGAGCGGATATCGGCGCGGCCGGTCAAGCGCCCTGCGCTCATGCGGGACATGCAAGGACGGCTCCGATCGCGCCTCCCCGGGGAACCCTGCGAGCCGCCCCGGGTTGCCTGACTGAACCACAGGACAAGGGATATTCGCATGGGCGCCGCCACGGCCGACACGACGAGCAATCACGGAACCCATGGCTCGGCGGAACTGCCCTCCGTCCATCTGACCAGCTACAACCTCGAAATCCGCGATCAGGACGGCTTCGTCGGCGACAAGGCAAGCCGCGGCGCCTTCGTCGAGCACCTCGATGCGCTGCGCCGGCATTTGCGCAAGACCGGCGACGATCCGCTCGCCGGCGACACCGCCGCGATCAGCAAGAAGGACCTGGATGAGCTGCTGCTCAAGGGCGAACCGCATGAGGCCGCGCTCGTGCTGAGTGCGATCGAAAGCTTTGCCCAGTCGCTCGCCTTCGTCATCCGCCGCTTCATCAAGCTCAAATCCTGGGCGCCCGTCGAGCGCATCGCCATCGGCGGCGGCTTTCGCGAAAGCCGGATCGGCGAGCTCGCCATCGGCCGCGCCGGCATCATCCTCCACACCGAGGGACGCGAGATCGACCTCAGGCCGATCCGCCATCACCCCGATGAGGCCGGACTTGTCGGCAGCGCCCATCTCGCACCGTCATGGATCTTCGAGGCCTATGACAGCCTCGTCGCGGTCGATATCGGCGGCTCGAACATCCGCGCCGGCATCGTCGAGCTGCGCCAGGACAAGGCGCCGGATCTGAGCAAGGCCCGCGTCTGGGAATCGGAGCTCTGGCGCCATATCGACGAGGAACCCAGCCGTGACGCAGCGATCAAGCGCCTCGGCGAGATGCTGAACGGCCAGATCCGGCAGGCCCGCAAGGCTGGACTGCGCGTCGCGCCCTTCATCGGCCTCGGCTGTCCCGGCCTGATCGAGCCCAACGGGTCGATCGACCGCGGTGCGCAGAACCTGCCGGGCAATTGGGAGAGCAGCCGCTTCAACCTCGTCGACAGCATCCGCGAGATGGTGCCCGAGATCGGCGAGCATGAAACGCAGATCGTGATGCACAACGACGCCGTCATCCAGGGCTTGAGCGAAATGCCGGGGATGCAGGATGTCGAACACTGGGCCGTGCTGACGATCGGCACCGGGCTCGGCAATGCGAGCTACCGGAACCGGACCAAGCCGAAACGGAAGGACAAGACCTGACATGTCCGACAAGGCCTGACATGTCCGAGAGGTGCGTGGAGCGCGGGGTCGGGCTAAGCTCGTGTCGTGACGTGGTGTCGCGCCTCTCCGGGCGCAGCGGGCGCAATGAGGTTTGCGATGCGATGGTCGCTGGTAATGGCCGCAATGCTGGGCAGCGTCGTTCTCGCCGTGCCGGCGATGTCCCAGCAGGTGCTGCGCAGGGAACCGCCAGCCGGCCAGCTCAAGGCCGGCGAGGTGATTTTGGTCGATGACGGACGCTGCCCGCAGGGACAGGTCCGCGAGGTGACCGGGGCGAGACAGCAGAAGACCCGCGACTCTCTGGCTTCGGCGACCTCTGGCTCATCTCGCTCGCGCCGCTGCGTCCAGCGACCGCGCTGAGGACAGGGTCCGTCCTGGAGCAGGATGCGAAAAAGTGGGAACCGGTTTTTCGCGTTGATCCTGCTCTAACTCTTTGATGAGCGCGTTTTCGAGCGAAGTGGATACCGGTTCCCCCGCGACAAACGCGAAGCGTTTGCGCGGAGAAAACGCTTTAAAACAAATGGCTGGAGCAATTGAACGATCCAAATTGATCGGAAATTGCTCTAGAACCCGGCTTCGCGGCGGTGGCAGCGCTGCAGAAACCAGGCGAAACGCGTTTTGGCTCAACCAAATGCCGAAACGCGCCGGACTTCCCGCTTCGACGCCATCTTCATGTCCTGTTTGTCGTCAATGACGTCCGCGAGCCATCGGCCCGCCGGTCGCAGGCATCACGGCCATGTGACGCTTTCTTCGCCAACAGCCCCATCTGCGCAACAAGGTCCTCCCATTGCCGGCCGTCACGCATTTCTCCTCACTGCCTTGCCTTGAAGACGCTCGCAAGGCGAGGGTTGGCCCAACAGCGAATCAGTCTCAGCGAGGCCCGACCGGAATGCCTGCGCAGGCGGGGCAAGCCCCCTCTCCCACCCGAAACCATGGCCGCGCCGTGCCTGCCGGGCGCAGGCTCACGGCCTTGCTGGCGGCTGCGCTGTTTGCCCTCCTGTTCGGCTCGTTTCAGGCGCTTGCCCAAACGCCCGACGCCAATCCCGGCCGGGCAAAACTCGATGCCGCGCGCCTCGAGCTGAACCAGATCGAGACGACGCTGGCGGCCCCGAGCCCGAGCGACGCCGACCTGCAGCGCCAGAGGCTGCGCTTGCAACCGCTCCTGGAGCAATTGCGCGGGATAGTCGAGGAGCAGGGCCCTCGCGTCGACCAGGCCAAATTGCGGCTCGACCAGCTCGGCGCCAAGCCCGACGCCAGCGCGCCGCCTGAAAGCGCCGAAGTCGCGCGCGAACGCGACGCCCGCACCAAGGCCTTCGCCGATGCCGACGAGACGATGAAGATCGCCCGCGCGGCGCAGCTCCAGGCCGAGCAGCTCCAGACCGGCATCAGCGACAAGCGCCGCGATCTCTTCGCCAAGGCGCTCTTCGCGCCGGGCCCGTCGATCCTCAGCCCGGAACTCTGGAGCAATGCGCTGACCACCTTGCCGGAGGATCTGCGCGCCTCCGGCTATATCTTCGGCGGCTGGCTGTCGGTCTTCGGCGATGCCTTGTCAGGCGCGCGCGGTCTGTTTGTCGCGGTCTCCTTCATCGGCGCGATCCTGCTCTACGTCGCCCGCGCCCGCTACCTGCCGCGCTTCAAGGCGCATGTCGGCACGACGGAGGCCCCCGGCAGCCTGCATTGTCTTTATGTCGCGCTCACCCATCTCGTCGCCGGCGCCGCCCCTCCCGCTTTGGCGAGCTGGCTGATCTATTCCGCGCTCAACACCACCGGATTGCTGCCACCGCGCATCCAGCCCGTGGTCTGGGCCGTGGTGATAGGGCTCGCCAGCTTCGCCTTCATCCAGGCACTGGCCGACTCTCTCTTCGCACCCGGCACGCCGCAGCGCCGCCTCGTCAGCGTGATGGATTCGACCGCGCGCACCGTCGTCTGGATCGCAAGCTCGCTCGCACTGGTGATGGCGATCGGCAAGGTGATGGAAGCCTGGCTGCAGGCGATCGCGGCCGGGCTCGCGGTCTCGATCCTGATCAAGGGCACCCTCGCCATCATCTTCGCGCTGACCCTGATCGCGGGCCTGTATCGATTGCGCGATGACGACGAGGTCGAGGAAGAGGCTTGCCTGGGCCCCTATGTGCCCGTCGATGGCGCCAGCCTCGGCCCTGTGCGGATCCTGGGCTGGGTCGTCGGCCTCGTCATCGTGCTGGCGGCGCTCAGCGGCTATGTCGTCTTCGCGACCTTCCTGACCGAGCAGGTGCTCTGGATCGGCGTCCTCGCCTGCCTGTTCATGCTGATTTATCAGTTCCTCGAACTCGGTATCGCCCGGACCCTGACCGGCAAGGGCCGCTTCGCCCTGACGCTGAAAGCCGGCATCGGCATTCGCGAGGCGACGCTGCAGAAGATCGCGGTGGTCGGCACCGGTCTTCTCAAGCTGATCGTGATCATCATCACGATCATGCTGGCGCTGGCGCCCTGGGGGCTGGAATCGGCCGATTTCTTCTCCTCGCTGCGCGCCGCCTTCTTCGGCTTCCAGGTCGGCGGCGTCACTGTCTCGCTGTCCTCGATCATCATCGCCGCCTTCCTCTTTGCGCTCGGCCTGATGGCGACGCGCTCGATGCAGGGCTGGCTCGACGGCAAATTCCTGCCGACCACGAAGCTCGACACCGGACTGCGCAATTCGATCACCACCGCCGCCGGCTATCTCGGCTACGCGGCGGCGGTGGCGCTCGCCTTCTCGTCGCTGGGCCTCAGTCTCGAACGACTGACCTTGGTTGCCAGCGCGCTCTCGGTCGGTATCGGTTTCGGCCTGCAATCGGTGGTGTCGAATTTCGTCTCCGGCCTGATCCTGCTGTGGGAGCGGCCGATCCGCGTCGGCGATCAGGTGGTCGTCGGCGACGCGGAAGGTATCGTCAAAAAGATCAATGTGCGCTCGACCGAGATCGCGACCTTCGACCGCTCATCGGTGATCGTGCCCAATTCGAACCTGATCTCGGGCGTCGTCCGCAACCGGGTCCGCAACGACCGGACCGGGCGCGTGCTGATCTCGATTTCGGTGCCGCGCAGCTATGATCCCGCCGAGGTCCGCACCATGCTGTCGGAGGCCGCCACCGCCCATGGCGATGTGCTGCAGAAACCGCCGCCGAACGTGCTGTTCAAGAAGCTCGGCACCACGACGATGGATTTCGACCTGATCTGCGTCGTCGCCGAGGTCGATATCGTCGGCCGTGTGACCAGCGACCTCAACTACGTCATCCACAAGCGCCTGGCCGAGATGGAGGTCGCTCCGCCTGTCCCCGAACTCGCGGTCAAGGGACTGGAAGGCATCGAGCAATCGCTCGCCGGCATCGCCAAGGCGGTCGGGCGCGAGATCGAGGCGCGCAAGCCGGCCAAACCCGTCGCGCCGATCCGTCGCGCGCGACAACACAAGATCGAAGACGAATCCACGGAGGAGGCGCCTCCGGAGCCGCAGCCCTCGCCCGAACCGGTCAGGGATTTCGCGAAAGACGACAGCAAGGAATGATGCGATGTTTTGTTTCCCACGCGGCGAGCGGAAAGCTCTTGCCGTGACCTGCCCTGCCTTGCTCGCCGGCGCGCTCGCTATCCTGAACCTCGCCGGCTGTACGGAAGCCCCCCGCACCGGTCAGCCGGCCTTCTACCGCGATCTCGGCTCGGCCTCGGCCCGCGTCGATGCTGGCGAGGCGCGCGCCATGATCTCGGCCTATCGGATGAATGCCGGGCTGAACGCGCTGACGCTCGACCCGGCCCTCAACGCCGCGGCCCAGGAAGAGGCGAGCGCCATGGCGGCGGCCGACAAGCCGGCCCAGGCGGAAGCCGTGAAGGCGCGCCTCGCCCGTGCCGGACAGCAGGGGGCGGAAGCCAATCTCTCGGCCGGCTATCGCCGGTTGGCAGAAGCCTTCTCCGGCTGGCGCGATTCGCCCCAGCACGACCGCGTCATGAAGACGCCGGGCGCGACCCGCATGGGCTTGGCGACGGCCTATGCGCCGGGCTCGAAATATCAGGTCTACTGGGCGCTGATCCTCGCGCCTTGAGCGAGACGCAGCGCACCTCGAGCAGGATACGAAAAAGTGGGAACCGGTTTTTCGTATCCGGCTCTCATCATTCGATCGCGAAATCGAAGATCGTCTTCGGAAAGGGCTCGCTCGCCAGGGTGAAGTGCCACCATTCGCGGCTATAGCCGCGAAACCCCTCGGCCTTCATCGCGTCTCGCAGGATCGTTCTGTACCTGAGCGCGTCTGGGCCGACCGACGGATCACGGCCGGCGCTTTTTGCCGAAAAGCAGTCGAAGCTCGTGCCAAGATCGAGGCTCGTTTCCTGCGGGCGCTGCTGGAGGGGACCATCGCAACGCCCGCCAGTTGCGGGCGTCGGCAAGCCGGGCTCGTTGCGGCGGATAAGACCGACATCGACGGTCGATCCGCGCGAATGGCTCGACACCGAGGCGATGAAGCCGCGCGCGACCAGCATGTCCTTGGCAATATCGGGATGGAAGCCCCGTCCGAAATCGCTCGCCTTCCCATCCTGCGCCCAGGCCAGAAAGGCCCGGACCGCCCGCGCCGGTCGGTAGCAATCGAACAGTTTCAGTGCATAGCCGGACGTGCCCAGCCGCGCCTCCACGCGGATCAGGGCCTGCCCCGCCGCCTGCGTCAGCACGCAATCGGCACGGCCATAGCCGGCGACAGCTGCGCCGGTGAAATTGAAGGCGGATGCGTAGCGGATGTCCTGGCGTATCGCGACAGCGATCTCGCGCAGGCGGATGAAGCCGTCCGGCAGCGCCTCGCCGGCCTTGGCTGGCGCGGGCATGGTCAGGAGCAGACAGCAGATCCAACCAAGCCGCCAGGACAGGTTCATCGCCCCATCATGGCCCGCGCGCCAACTGCGCGCGAGCCCCTTTCGCGGAAGCCGACGGGGGCGGCCTTTAAGGCTTCGCCCCGAACGGCAAGGGCGGCGCCTCGGCCTTCAGCACGATGCCGACGCGGCGGTTGAAGGCGAGGTAAGGGTTGTCCTTGATCAGTGGGTCGGTGTCGCCCTTGCCGGTGACCGAGGCGAAGCGCTCATTGGGCACGCCGGCATTGGCCAGGATCTCGCGCACCGCCGCCGCGCGGCCGACCGACAAGGTCCATGGATCGCCCTCCGGCGACTGGCCCGGACGCGGCGTCGCCGTATGCCCGGTCAGCGTGATCTTGTTGGGCATGCGCCTCAGCGAAGGCGCCACCGCCGCGAGCACCTTGCGCATGCGTTCATTGGGCTGGCTCGAGCCCTCCGCGAACATGGCGCGGCCGTCCTGATCAACGAGCTGGATGTCGATGCCCGATTCCGAGACCTCGACCAGGATGTTGCGCGAAACTTCCGCGATCTCCGGCATCTCGCGCAGGGCTTGGCGCAGCGAGGCAGCGGCGAGCGCGAAACCGCGAT
Coding sequences:
- the gloB gene encoding hydroxyacylglutathione hydrolase — its product is MSLDLHIFRTLSDNAGALIFDPVTKACAAVDVPDAAPVLAAAKAKGWTISDIFVTHAHHDHTQGVAELKEATGAFVCGPADAADSAPLDRILGEGDRVELGNDSFEIWHTPGHSNGHLTFASIGAKLALVGDVVFVMGCGRVQPGQMGAMWTSLDRIMALPDDVRLITGHDYTLSNARFAIAMDPANAALKARYAEAEAAKAEGRFWALTTIGEEKATNPFFRAGEAALAAAVGKAGGAPGEVFAALREAKNAF
- a CDS encoding cupin domain-containing protein; the protein is MNSSLDGDSSIDGLGAAEVIRLLDLKPHPEGGHYRETFRDEAGPEGRGFSTAIYYLLDTGETSEWHRVDAAEIWHHYAGAPLVISISPNGHDASAHHLGPDLRAGQRPQFVVPAGTWQSATSLGAWTLVGCTVAPGFAFSGFEMAPPDWRPTPRKPWGA
- a CDS encoding GNAT family N-acetyltransferase, whose protein sequence is MISDDADDLALALECERRIVNAWPAPATLLIDDWVVRFANGYSGRANAATPLKPGAELDEATLAMIEGLYRADGLPPSVRLTPLIGEATRAEVIARGYRLKDASFGMIAKLDGITPEIDPELQIEARPSADWIAGVAARQAGVKTHAGNLAAIVEKIRMPAAFATLLIAGEPVAYGMGVAERGMAEIGTIVVDANHRGHGLGRRIVSGLMSWARLMDCGSAYLQVDQTNEVAISLYDRLGFRRLYAYETRILD
- a CDS encoding DUF2938 domain-containing protein encodes the protein MEFLIRAIVIGAGATLLLDIWAQVLQRVAGWPAPNWAMPGRWFAHLLRGQFAHEDIGRAQPVANELAIGWVFHYAVGILFAAVLLALWGLGWSRSPTFGPALIVGLVTVGCGWFILQPGMGAGVAASKKPNAWTIRALNIVGHIVFAIGLYGTALLTR
- a CDS encoding ROK family protein, with product MGAATADTTSNHGTHGSAELPSVHLTSYNLEIRDQDGFVGDKASRGAFVEHLDALRRHLRKTGDDPLAGDTAAISKKDLDELLLKGEPHEAALVLSAIESFAQSLAFVIRRFIKLKSWAPVERIAIGGGFRESRIGELAIGRAGIILHTEGREIDLRPIRHHPDEAGLVGSAHLAPSWIFEAYDSLVAVDIGGSNIRAGIVELRQDKAPDLSKARVWESELWRHIDEEPSRDAAIKRLGEMLNGQIRQARKAGLRVAPFIGLGCPGLIEPNGSIDRGAQNLPGNWESSRFNLVDSIREMVPEIGEHETQIVMHNDAVIQGLSEMPGMQDVEHWAVLTIGTGLGNASYRNRTKPKRKDKT
- a CDS encoding DUF6719 family protein encodes the protein MRWSLVMAAMLGSVVLAVPAMSQQVLRREPPAGQLKAGEVILVDDGRCPQGQVREVTGARQQKTRDSLASATSGSSRSRRCVQRPR
- a CDS encoding DUF3772 domain-containing protein, yielding MPAQAGQAPSPTRNHGRAVPAGRRLTALLAAALFALLFGSFQALAQTPDANPGRAKLDAARLELNQIETTLAAPSPSDADLQRQRLRLQPLLEQLRGIVEEQGPRVDQAKLRLDQLGAKPDASAPPESAEVARERDARTKAFADADETMKIARAAQLQAEQLQTGISDKRRDLFAKALFAPGPSILSPELWSNALTTLPEDLRASGYIFGGWLSVFGDALSGARGLFVAVSFIGAILLYVARARYLPRFKAHVGTTEAPGSLHCLYVALTHLVAGAAPPALASWLIYSALNTTGLLPPRIQPVVWAVVIGLASFAFIQALADSLFAPGTPQRRLVSVMDSTARTVVWIASSLALVMAIGKVMEAWLQAIAAGLAVSILIKGTLAIIFALTLIAGLYRLRDDDEVEEEACLGPYVPVDGASLGPVRILGWVVGLVIVLAALSGYVVFATFLTEQVLWIGVLACLFMLIYQFLELGIARTLTGKGRFALTLKAGIGIREATLQKIAVVGTGLLKLIVIIITIMLALAPWGLESADFFSSLRAAFFGFQVGGVTVSLSSIIIAAFLFALGLMATRSMQGWLDGKFLPTTKLDTGLRNSITTAAGYLGYAAAVALAFSSLGLSLERLTLVASALSVGIGFGLQSVVSNFVSGLILLWERPIRVGDQVVVGDAEGIVKKINVRSTEIATFDRSSVIVPNSNLISGVVRNRVRNDRTGRVLISISVPRSYDPAEVRTMLSEAATAHGDVLQKPPPNVLFKKLGTTTMDFDLICVVAEVDIVGRVTSDLNYVIHKRLAEMEVAPPVPELAVKGLEGIEQSLAGIAKAVGREIEARKPAKPVAPIRRARQHKIEDESTEEAPPEPQPSPEPVRDFAKDDSKE
- a CDS encoding CAP domain-containing protein translates to MFCFPRGERKALAVTCPALLAGALAILNLAGCTEAPRTGQPAFYRDLGSASARVDAGEARAMISAYRMNAGLNALTLDPALNAAAQEEASAMAAADKPAQAEAVKARLARAGQQGAEANLSAGYRRLAEAFSGWRDSPQHDRVMKTPGATRMGLATAYAPGSKYQVYWALILAP
- a CDS encoding M15 family metallopeptidase, producing the protein MNLSWRLGWICCLLLTMPAPAKAGEALPDGFIRLREIAVAIRQDIRYASAFNFTGAAVAGYGRADCVLTQAAGQALIRVEARLGTSGYALKLFDCYRPARAVRAFLAWAQDGKASDFGRGFHPDIAKDMLVARGFIASVSSHSRGSTVDVGLIRRNEPGLPTPATGGRCDGPLQQRPQETSLDLGTSFDCFSAKSAGRDPSVGPDALRYRTILRDAMKAEGFRGYSREWWHFTLASEPFPKTIFDFAIE
- a CDS encoding OmpA/MotB family protein; this encodes MAKKKRGAHGGHGWFVTFADLMALLMAFFVMVAAYSSQDKNKMQIVAGSMREAFGTQKDMRLAGIVEVDGIPTKTHIKNAYIRPLEDASDTTAPNHNNQKEDGLIAATHDRGFALAAASLRQALREMPEIAEVSRNILVEVSESGIDIQLVDQDGRAMFAEGSSQPNERMRKVLAAVAPSLRRMPNKITLTGHTATPRPGQSPEGDPWTLSVGRAAAVREILANAGVPNERFASVTGKGDTDPLIKDNPYLAFNRRVGIVLKAEAPPLPFGAKP